The nucleotide window GTTCCCACCATCGCCCTGCCTCCAACCCTGGCCCTCGCAATTTTCGTCCTCGGACTGAACCTGCTGGCCGACGGACTGCGCGAGCAGTCACTGAAAGATTGAGGGAGGCACGACAATGACAGAACCGATCCTCGAGATTACGAACCTTTCGATCTCCTTCTTCGTTCGCGCCGGCGAAATCCCGGCCGTGATGGACTTCTCCTGCAAGGTTATGCCGGGTGAAGCCATGGGCCTGGTCGGTGAATCCGGTTGCGGTAAGTCCACAGTCGCCCTCGGCGTCATGCGGGACCTCTCCAACCGGGGAAAGATCACCGCCGGGTCGATCAAGTTCAAGGGGCGCGAGCTGACCACCATGAGTGAGAAAGAGCTGCGGAAAATCCGCGGCTCCGAGATTGCCATGGTCTATCAGGAACCGATGGCCAGCCTGAACCCCGCCATGCGGGTCGGCAAGCAGCTCATGGAAGTGCCTATCCTGCATGAGAACGCCTCAGTGGACGAGGCCTATGACCGGGCTCTGGAGATGATGGAACTGGTGCGGTTGCCCGATCCGGAGCGGATGATGGATTCCTATCCACATCAGCTTTCCGGAGGCCAGCAACAGCGCATCGTCATCGCCATGGCGCTTCTGTCGAAACCGGCCCTGCTGCTCATGGATGAGCCGACGACAGCCCTCGACGTGACGGTCGAAGCGGGTATCGTCGATCTGGTGAAAGAACTCGGGAGCCGTTTCGGCACATCGATGCTGTTCATCTCCCACAATCTTGGCCTGATTCTCGAGACCTGCGACCGGATCACGGTGATGTATTCCGGTGAGGCAGTTGAGACCGGGTCCGTGAAAGATGTCTTTGACCGGATGCGGCATCCCTACACCCAGGGCCTATTCCGATCGATCCCGCTGCCGGGCGCGGACAAATACTCTCATCCCCTGGTCGCCATTCCCGGTCAATTGCCACTGCCGCACGAGCGGCCGAACGGCTGTAATTTCGGACCACGCTGTTCCTTTTTCGAAGCCGGAAAATGCGATGTCGGCGAGATCCGGATGCACGATACCGGCATGGCTGAATCCCACTTCACGCGCTGCGAGCGGGTGTCGGAAATCGATTGGGACGCGCCGCTTAAACACGAGGGCGTCGTCGAGGCAACGGTTCCGGGAGAGACCATCCTCTCGGTCGATGGCCTGAAGAAGTATTACGAGGTTGCCGCGAACCAGATGTTCGGCGGCGGCGAGACCCGCGTCGTGAAAGCCAACGAGGAAATCACCTTCTCGGCCCGCGAGGCGGAAACCGTCGCAATCGTTGGCGAGTCCGGTTGTGGAAAATCAACACTCGCCAAGATCCTGCTCGGCCTTGAGACCGCGACGGAAGGCACCGTTACCCTCGGCAACACCGATATCGGCGGCACCGATATCGGCGACCGGGACACCGGCACCATCAGCTCCATCCAGATGGTGTTCCAGAACCCGTTCGATACCCTGAACCCGAGCCACACGGTCGGCTCCCAGATCGTCCGCACGCTTGAACGCTTCGGCATCGGCAGCACCCCGAAAGAGCGCGAAGACCGGATGCTGGAGCTGCTCGATCTCGTCAAGCTGCCCCGTGAATTCGCCAAGCGTATGCCGCGACAGCTTTCCGGCGGCCAGAAACAACGGATCGGCGTGGCCCGCGCCTTTGCCGGGGCGCCGAAAGTCGTGGTAGCGGACGAGCCTGTATCCGCCCTCGACGTTTCCGTTCAGGCGGCCGTGACGGAGCTGCTGATGGACATTCAGCGGGCTTCGCGCACAACAATGCTGTTCATCAGCCATGACCTTTCCGTCGTGCGCTATATCGCTGACCGGGTGGTCGTGATGTATCTCGGCCATATCGTGGAACAGGGCACGACCGAAGAAGTCTTCTCCCCGCCCTATCATCCCTATACCGAGGCCCTGCTTTCGGCGATCCCGATCGCGGACACGAAGGTGGTGAAGAAGCATATCGTGCTGGACGGGGACATCCCGTCGGCCATGAACCCGCCGTCCGGATGCCCGTTCCAGACCCGGTGCCACCACAAGAGTGAGGTCCCCGGGAACAAGTGCGAGACGGAGCTCCCGGCAACGCGAACGCTGGCCGGCGGTCACCGGGTCAAGTGCCACCTGGCGGACGACATCCTCGACAAGATGGAGCCGGTTGTCGCCCTCGCCTGAGCCAGAGCGCTGAGCCGCGATGCGACCGAAAAAAGAAAGCGGGCGGCCAATGGCCACCCGCTTCTCTCGTTCAAGGGCCTGTTTCCAGGCCTTTGGAACTGTTTATGCGTCGCCCGGCAGAGCCTGGGAGACGGACTTCACCATTTCGGTGATGCGCTTGCGCACACCGACATTGGTGATGTTGTAGTAGGCACGAACCAGCTCCAGCGTTTCACGCCGCGCCATCGGGTCGTTCGGCTTTTCCTCGTACTCGGTCGTCGAAGAACCAGACCGCACTTTGCGCGGAGAGTTCGCCGCCGTGTCGTCCGTCATGTCATCAAAGAAGAAGCTGACGGGAACGTCGAGGATCTGCGCGATGTCCCACAGGCGGGATGCGCTGATGCGGTTGGAGCCACGCTCGTATTTCTGGACCTGTTGAAAGGTAATATTCAGCGCCTCTCCCAGTTGTTCCTGGCTCATGCCAAGGAGAGTGCGGCGCAACCGAACACGCCGTCCCACATGGACGTCAATCGCGTTGTTGTTCGTAACGCGATAGTTCGGATCATCACTACCATTCAGTGCTTGCTTTGCTGCGGCCATTCTCAGTCTCTAGCGGTTGAGTGAAGTTGATTCTCAGTCACGATATTCAAACATAGGACCGAGAGTGCCGGGTTTCTACAACGCCTCGGTGTTATTTCCAACAAAAACTAAAGGATTCGTAGAATAGTATCTGGTGACAACCAAATTAACACTAAACAAAATTAACTATAATTCTTAACTAGGTTTAAAAGTTTCACTTACAACTCAAAAATAAAGAAAATTACTCTTAATTTATCTTTGCTTTTTTTACGTTACCGCAACGAACGCCCGATATAGCGCGGTTTCACAGGAAGTAGAAATCAAAAATAGAGAGAAGAGAAATCTGAACGATCATTTCTTCATTCTGATTTCCATCACCTCTCGTTCCAAATGCGACCACCGGCATTAACGTTTTGTCGCCGCATGGCTAGACAGTTACCCCCTCAAAATGGGCACCATTAAGGCAATAAAAAGGTCTTTTTGGAGGCGCCAATAACAATGACCGAAGCTCCGAACCGTACAAGAAAGCGCGAACGAACAAGAAAACGCTCGGATTCGGCCGTCACGGATCGGAAAATCAGACAAGCTGAATGGCACCGGCTTCGCTCCCCCTATCCCCCGATGGGTATCATCTCGGAGGATGAGCTGGAGGCCATCCACACCACGTCGCTCCGCATCCTGAGCGAGATCGGAATTGATTTCCTCGACCAGACGGCACGCGACATTTTGAAGCAGCACGGTGCTGAGGTCGAAGAAGGCTCAGAGCGCGTCCGCTTCGATCCGGGGATGGTGCTTGAATATGTGGCCAAGGCTCCTTCGGAATTCACGCTTCATGGAGGCCGGCAGGAACGGGATCTCGTCTTTGGCGGCAACAACATCAATTTCGCCAGTATCGCCAGTGCCCCATTCTGCAGCGATCTCGAAGGTGGGCGCCGGGACGGCAATTACGCCGACTTCCAGAACTTCGTCCGCATGGGCCAGACCGCGAACATCATCCATCTGTTTGGCGGCTATCCGGTCGAACCGGTAGACCTGCCGCCCCAGACCCGGCATCTGGATTGCCATTATTCCTTCCTGACTCTGTCAGACAAGGTGCATCACGCCTATTCGCTCGGGCGGCAACGGCCGAGCGATGCAATCGACATGCTGTGCATCGCCCGCGGAGAAACCCGCGACACTATTGTCGACCGGCCCGGTCTGCATTCCATCATCAACACCTCCTCGCCTCTCCGGGTCGACATCCCAATGCTGCAGGGCCTGATGGAGATGACCAGTCATGGCCAGGCGATCTGCGTCACCCCATTCACCCTGTCAGGCGCAATGAGCCCGGTGACCATCGCCGGCGCCCTTGCCCAGCAGAATGCGGAAGCTCTCGCGGTCATCGCCTTTACCCAGATGATCCGCGCCGGTGCCCCGGTGATCTATGGCGGCTTCACCTCGAACGTGGACATGCGCAGCGGCGCTCCCGCCTTCGGGACACCGGAATATGCCAAGGCCGCTTTTGTCGGTGGCCAGCTTGCCCGAAAATACGGACTGCCCTACCGCTCGACAAACGCCAACGCCTCGAATGCCGTCGATGCGCAAGCAGCCTGGGAATCCATGATGTCGCTCTGGCCCGTTGTGCTCGGGCAGGCCAATCTGGTGATGCATGCCGCCGGATGGATGGAAGGAGGCCTCACCGCCTCGTTCGAGAAGTTCGTGACCGACCTTGAACTCCTCCAGGGTATGGCCGCGTTCCTGCAACCGCTGGAGATCAACGAGGCGAGCCTCGGCCTGGATGCGATCCGCGATGTCGGCCCTGGCGGGCATTTCTTCGGTACCGCGCATACGCTGGAACGCTATGAGACAGCTTTCTACCAACCGCTGCTCTCTGACTGGCGCAATTACGAAAGCTGGGAGGAAGCCGGCAGCCCGGATGCGTTGACGCGAGCGAACCGGACCTACCGCGCCATGCTGGAAGAGTTCGAGGCACCGCCAATCGACCCGGCGATAGACGAAGAGCTGAAAGCTTATATGACCAAGCGGCGGGAAGATCCCCGGATCGAATAAAGGTCCAATAAAAACGGCGGCATTCAAATAAATCCGCCGTTCTTTACTGGATCAATAATGAGGGTGTGCCGGGTGTTCTTTCGGCCGGAACAGCCACCGACGCGCCACGTCCCGGTATCCTCGATAGACCCGCTCCTCGCGGCGGCCAGTCAGACGTCTCCGGAGCACTTCATAGCGCGGCAGCGCGTACCAGGGCACGCCCGGGCTGGCATGGTGCGCGACATGTAAATTGTTGTTCAGGAAGAGCAGCGCCAGCGGCGCTTCCGCTTCGACAATCGCCGTCCTGTCCACCGCTTCGGGCGCCGCGTGATGTTCGGCGAACGAGCGAAGCAGCAACACCCCCGTCCCCGGATAGGCAAAGCAGATTACATAGAGCCAGAGCGGCATGTCGCAGACCCCGACAATCCAGACCGCAAGCACGGCCAATCCAATGGCATGGCCGGTCCAATCCTTCAGACGCCCCTTTCCTCGCGAAAAGTCCCACGCCTCACGCCAGAGAAACAGGCTTGCGACAAAGAGCGGACCGAGCACAAGCCGTCCAGCGAGCGTGTTCACGGCGCGATAGACCATCCGCCGCGGCTCGGAGAACCTGCTCCATGCTTCGGGCGTGACGTAAAAGGATTCAGGATCCTCGATCGGATCGGTCAGATATTCGTTACGGTGATGCTTGAGATGGCTGTCCCGATAGATGCCAAACGGCACCCAGAGTATCAGCGGCAGCCCGGCAAGCAGGGTATTGAGCCAGCCAATTCTGGTCGGATGACCGTGAATTGCCTCGTGCTGGTAACTCGCATGCCAGGCGACCACCGGCGCCCCAAGAAGGGGCAACAGCCATATAGGCAGTGCAGCATGCCAATAGGTCAGCGCGGCGAAAAGGCCGTGAATAACGCTCCAGAGTGTGACGGTCTGCCACTCGACCGACGGGATGGACAGCGTAAAAGCGGAGTCAACATTACCAGGAGAAACAGGTACTTCCGGGACTTGCTGAGAAATCTGTGCGGGATGACGTTCAAACATGCCGCAAAGCTATGCTGCACCGCACAGCCGCAACAACGGGTGTTTGCGCTATTTTTGCAGCGTTTGTTGACTATTTTCTCAATATGCAGATAAAACACAACATTGCTTATTTTCCCATCGGGAACTGCCTTGGACCGCCGAGACACAGTCGAAATCTTCCGGACCCGCCTCGCGGAAAGCATGGAACGCGCCGGTGTGAACCGGTCCGGCCTTGCCCGGCGTGTCGGCGTTGACCGCTCGACACTGTCCCAGTTGCTGTCACCCGACAATGAACGCCTGCCCCGCGCGGATACCGTTGCGGCGATTGCCTCGGCACTGCAGGTCAGCCTGGACTGGCTGCTCGGTCTGACCCAGCAGGAGCAGCTCGGCGCCGAGATCCTGCAGCGCTCTATCCACATCACCGAAGCGTCACGGGCTGCCGTGGATCGAAACATCGCGGAATGGCATGCGGAAGCCGCCGGGTACAAGATCCGCTATGTCCCGAGCAACCTGCCCGATCAGGTAAAAACACCGGAGATCCTGGCTTACGAGCATGGCGTCGTTGAGGCGTTCGAGCGGGACAGCGCGCTGGAACGGACACAGGACCAGCTCGCCTACACACGCCGCCCCGAAACCGATATCGAGATCTGTATGTCGCGGCAGGCTCTGGACGATTTCGCCGCCGGGGCCGGTATCTGGCACGATCTGGCCCCGGCGCTCCGATACGAGCAGCTGCGGTACATGCGGCAGTTGCATGACGAGCTGTATCCCAGAATGCGCCTCTACCTGTTCGACGGACGTAGAGTGTATTCCGCCCCACTGACCATCTTCGGCCCGCTGCGCGCCTCACTCTTCCTTGGCCAGAGCTTCTTTGTCTTCAACACCACCGAACATATCCGCACCCTGACCCGCCATTTCGATCAGCTGATCCGCGACGCGGTCGTCCAGAGCCATGACCTGGACGACTATATCGAGGGCCTGCTCTCGCGCTT belongs to Nisaea sp. and includes:
- a CDS encoding ABC transporter ATP-binding protein encodes the protein MTEPILEITNLSISFFVRAGEIPAVMDFSCKVMPGEAMGLVGESGCGKSTVALGVMRDLSNRGKITAGSIKFKGRELTTMSEKELRKIRGSEIAMVYQEPMASLNPAMRVGKQLMEVPILHENASVDEAYDRALEMMELVRLPDPERMMDSYPHQLSGGQQQRIVIAMALLSKPALLLMDEPTTALDVTVEAGIVDLVKELGSRFGTSMLFISHNLGLILETCDRITVMYSGEAVETGSVKDVFDRMRHPYTQGLFRSIPLPGADKYSHPLVAIPGQLPLPHERPNGCNFGPRCSFFEAGKCDVGEIRMHDTGMAESHFTRCERVSEIDWDAPLKHEGVVEATVPGETILSVDGLKKYYEVAANQMFGGGETRVVKANEEITFSAREAETVAIVGESGCGKSTLAKILLGLETATEGTVTLGNTDIGGTDIGDRDTGTISSIQMVFQNPFDTLNPSHTVGSQIVRTLERFGIGSTPKEREDRMLELLDLVKLPREFAKRMPRQLSGGQKQRIGVARAFAGAPKVVVADEPVSALDVSVQAAVTELLMDIQRASRTTMLFISHDLSVVRYIADRVVVMYLGHIVEQGTTEEVFSPPYHPYTEALLSAIPIADTKVVKKHIVLDGDIPSAMNPPSGCPFQTRCHHKSEVPGNKCETELPATRTLAGGHRVKCHLADDILDKMEPVVALA
- a CDS encoding helix-turn-helix domain-containing protein, yielding MAAAKQALNGSDDPNYRVTNNNAIDVHVGRRVRLRRTLLGMSQEQLGEALNITFQQVQKYERGSNRISASRLWDIAQILDVPVSFFFDDMTDDTAANSPRKVRSGSSTTEYEEKPNDPMARRETLELVRAYYNITNVGVRKRITEMVKSVSQALPGDA
- a CDS encoding trimethylamine methyltransferase family protein — protein: MTEAPNRTRKRERTRKRSDSAVTDRKIRQAEWHRLRSPYPPMGIISEDELEAIHTTSLRILSEIGIDFLDQTARDILKQHGAEVEEGSERVRFDPGMVLEYVAKAPSEFTLHGGRQERDLVFGGNNINFASIASAPFCSDLEGGRRDGNYADFQNFVRMGQTANIIHLFGGYPVEPVDLPPQTRHLDCHYSFLTLSDKVHHAYSLGRQRPSDAIDMLCIARGETRDTIVDRPGLHSIINTSSPLRVDIPMLQGLMEMTSHGQAICVTPFTLSGAMSPVTIAGALAQQNAEALAVIAFTQMIRAGAPVIYGGFTSNVDMRSGAPAFGTPEYAKAAFVGGQLARKYGLPYRSTNANASNAVDAQAAWESMMSLWPVVLGQANLVMHAAGWMEGGLTASFEKFVTDLELLQGMAAFLQPLEINEASLGLDAIRDVGPGGHFFGTAHTLERYETAFYQPLLSDWRNYESWEEAGSPDALTRANRTYRAMLEEFEAPPIDPAIDEELKAYMTKRREDPRIE
- a CDS encoding fatty acid desaturase; the protein is MFERHPAQISQQVPEVPVSPGNVDSAFTLSIPSVEWQTVTLWSVIHGLFAALTYWHAALPIWLLPLLGAPVVAWHASYQHEAIHGHPTRIGWLNTLLAGLPLILWVPFGIYRDSHLKHHRNEYLTDPIEDPESFYVTPEAWSRFSEPRRMVYRAVNTLAGRLVLGPLFVASLFLWREAWDFSRGKGRLKDWTGHAIGLAVLAVWIVGVCDMPLWLYVICFAYPGTGVLLLRSFAEHHAAPEAVDRTAIVEAEAPLALLFLNNNLHVAHHASPGVPWYALPRYEVLRRRLTGRREERVYRGYRDVARRWLFRPKEHPAHPHY
- a CDS encoding helix-turn-helix transcriptional regulator translates to MDRRDTVEIFRTRLAESMERAGVNRSGLARRVGVDRSTLSQLLSPDNERLPRADTVAAIASALQVSLDWLLGLTQQEQLGAEILQRSIHITEASRAAVDRNIAEWHAEAAGYKIRYVPSNLPDQVKTPEILAYEHGVVEAFERDSALERTQDQLAYTRRPETDIEICMSRQALDDFAAGAGIWHDLAPALRYEQLRYMRQLHDELYPRMRLYLFDGRRVYSAPLTIFGPLRASLFLGQSFFVFNTTEHIRTLTRHFDQLIRDAVVQSHDLDDYIEGLLSRFPEHTA